A region from the Gavia stellata isolate bGavSte3 chromosome 2, bGavSte3.hap2, whole genome shotgun sequence genome encodes:
- the MRPS10 gene encoding small ribosomal subunit protein uS10m, producing the protein MAAAWLWRRLCQGSAFPINYASRITQKQRFFPNSNLMGIRLAGSHVDTQKPKTNPLVSISDEPETLYKRLSLLVKGHDKAVLDSYEYFAVLAAKELGISVEKVHKPPKKIERLTLLKSVHIYKKHRVQYEMRTHYMCLELKYLTGSTAAVYLEYVQRNLPEGVAMEVKKTKIEKIPEHIQEPVWDTLPQVEETEVKS; encoded by the exons atggcggcggcgTGGCTATGGCGGCGGCTCTGTCAG GGATCAGCTTTTCCTATCAATTATGCAAGCAGAATTACGCAAAAGCAGCGTTTTTTCCC CAACTCCAACTTGATGGGAATACGGCTGGCTGGATCCCATGTTGATACACAGAAGCCTAAGACTAATCCTTTG gtGTCTATTTCAGATGAGCCAGAAACACTGTATAAGAGATTGTCCCTTTTAGTTAAAGGCCATGATAAAGCTGTGTTGGACAGCTATGAATATTTTGCAGTGCTTGCAGCTAAAGAACTTGGCATCTCTGTTGAAAAAGT ACATAAACCTCCAAAGAAGATAGAACGATTGACgcttttaaaatctgtacaCATTTACAAGAAGCACAGAGTTCAGTATGAAATGAGAACACATTATATGTGTTTGGAG TTGAAATACCTAACAGGCAGTACTGCTGCAGTTTACTTGGAGTATGTTCAACGAAACTTACCCGAAGGGGTTGCCATGGAAGTAAAAAAG actaaaatagagaaaataccCGAACACATTCAGGAACCAGTTTGGGATACACTACCTCAAGTAGAAGAAACT